The sequence tgtttgtgaaattttctttcttgtgtTGATCTGAGATTTAtagtattataatttttgaacgAGCTGCTTCAGATTGGGTGTTACCTGCTACATCTTTCACTCAATTAATCTACAAGGATGCCTAACTATATCTACTTAACAATCGTCTTCGAAAATCCTCCACTCTTGCcatcagattttttatttattttttaaagtatctaaaaaaacattaatttgatttttatttttaaatgaaaagtagcttaaaatacaaaaataaacactctCTACAGCTCCAATAATAACACCCtcaataccaataaaaaaaaacttgacaatATGAATCCTCAATGTTTATCAGCTTGAGCCACACGCAGTACTATTGAAAGAgtcttcttgtcttttctttagtttcctttttttctctctctcatttctcctaaaattaaaatatcaaatgcaggattattttttttattggtgctAGTTTgctataaaactttttttaaactatgCTAAAGTATGGGGTAGGGTTGATAAATTGTGATTAAGATATAAGAATTTGAACTGAGTGTGAATATTAATTtggaatttttatatatatggagatttaaatttttaattagtgatgtgaatattaattatactgtTTTTGAATATcagtatgtatatgtatatgtatgatATATAATTGACCACGACAAcaataatatatgtttaatttataaatCAACCGTGATGGAGgaaaaatatgtgtgtgtgattTGTAATCAACTACAACGTTGGTAATTTACATGCgaattttaaatcaaacataATAACAGACATTTGTATGTAAATCATAATCAACCACAACGATAAAAAATCAATGtgtgaattttaaattgatcacAACTTTAGAATTGATAAGATATTTTCTGAGCCGGCCACAAGTATTAATCGGTCACATGAGTGGAGGATATAAATCTTAAAAGATATTGGGTTAATACTTATTTGGAACTAATGAAAAATATGTACAAGGAAgacataatattaaaataaatggaataAATTCGATATAAACATTTTGAGAATGAAAATAGATAAACGAGCAAAATTGAGCCAAGAAATCATAaaggttgaaaaatatataaatgaatataaGTGTAAAGCATATAAAGATAAAAGGTATATTATTGATGTGCTGGTGATATAATAGGggttaaagtaaaataataaaattgattttttgtattaaaatgaaatatatgtgTAATAATTAAATCGATAGTGATGACTGACGTGAAATCTTAAATCTTTCATTATCATTaccccattttaattttaattttttttttaatatattttaaaaaatataaaaattctaaaaaattatgttttcaagGCAATTGAACCAATTACCAgcaatttcataattttcaatcattttacatcttgtttttgtgtttataaatctttttaaaattaaaaattaaaaaaaatcatcaaacacATTGCATTAAATACACTACATGAGcgtgtttggaaatgtgattgtgatagatttttaaaatgtttttacttaaaaatatatcaaaatgatattttttattttttttaaaaaaataattttgacattagcatatcaaaatgatttaaaaacaccaaaaaaattattaatttaaaataaaaaataataattttttcaaaatataaaaacaaaagtaccTTAATGCATTAATTGCAGTGGCAATAAAAGAAGAATACATGTAAAGGAGGGGAGGCAAGTACGAAAGAGAAAAGTGTTCCCATATTTTCTGCTCATCTGCACCCATACACGCCGGAGTCATAACCATAAATCCGGCGTTAGGATCAAAGGTAATGGATCTAGTGTGGGGACCCAAGGAGTTTAGGTCATGCGTAGAATTCAATTCTCATGGGTCATATGTTCAAGATCCAATTCTCATGGATCTTGTCTTTAGACCCAAATTGTTTGAGTACTCCATTAGAATCGAAGGTAATGGATCCTATGTTCAAAACCCAATTCTTTTGGGTTCTATGTCAGAATTTTAGGTTCAAAGAtctttaaatttctaaatattattatttgtattataaatattgttataatacatttagaataataaatgttttaaataaattaattaatttaaaaatattttattaggcACACTTTGATATAATAAGCTCAAAATAAGCTATTATTTTGAGAGTTAATGGGGATTAACGTatccttttgatttttcaagcaTTAAATATTAGTGCTGCTATATCCTATCATAAGCAAAATAACCCTACAGGGTTAATGTTTAAATGATCAAGGAAGAGGGTATGCTTAAATGATCAAAAACAGGGGTTTGACAATTTTACTCATCACATGTTGTGATCGGACCCGATAAATTTTATTGAGGCttttttcatgaatattttttaatatttaaaccaGGTTTTATGAGTTTGTCAAGCCCAATAAACTAACTTATTGATATGATTGATAAAAATCAATGGTTATAATTAAAAGAGtccaattttaaaattgtcaACTCATGAGTATTATTTAAAGGTAATAattgaagatttaaaaaaattaaatattaaaataactagtTTCAACCTTCTAACCGAGAATTTAACTTATCGCAGTTAACCCGAGCATAATTGATAGTAAGAGATTAGAGTATTGAAAGCGAATTTGAGaatccagagagagagagagagagagagagagagagagagagagtcaaaGAAGTCAAAAGGCACATTGCTTTCATGAGATGGTATCACATGATAGGTCATCCCACAAAAAGAGACGTGGATGCTTACGCTAACACACAGCAACCACAGATAAAAGGGATAAGCTTTGGAGAGCCTGCCGTTGCCAGGAAGCATAGCAATGGAGACCAATATCCTTCCATTCCTTCCTTCAAAATCACCTCCATTAACCATCCCCATCCACTCAAACCTTTCAATACTAACACCACCACCAGCAACAACCAGAATACAGAATCAGCTTTGCTTCCTTCGCCGGCAACGATCTTTGAGACTTAATGCAACCAACAGCACCAGCAGTGATGAGACACCACCAGCAGCTCAACCACCAACCATCACTCCACCAGACACAGTGGAAATCAGGTTTAAAAGAGGGTCAAGGAGGCGAACCAGAATGCAGAAAGGGGATGGTGGTGTTGGCGTTTCACAACCTGTACAGGCGCAAGCTTCAGCTCCGAAGAAGTGGGAAGATATGAGCCTTTCAGAAAAGGCTATTGAACTCTACGTGGGAGAGAAGGGTATGCTGTTTTGGCTCAACAAATTTGCTTATGCTTCCATTTTCATTGTGATTGGAGGTTGGATACTCTTCCGGTTTGTAGGGCCTGCTCTCAATCTTTACCAGTTGGACACCGCTCCTCTTTCCCCTTCCTCCATACTCAAGGGCTCATAATCAAGATAGCATTCCATGAATGAAAAGTGGGAGTGCTCTTTTTGCTCTGGTTTCTAGAGATTCTTTTGTTATGAATCGAATATGTAATCAGTAATCACATTACATTAATAAAGCATAAATTTACTCCATCCAGTTTCAACAAGTTTGCTTATGCTTCGTTGTAAAGTTCCAAAAAAAGTCTCAGCCCTAAGAAATGAGCAGATACATGGAAGGAAGGAAAAATAGGTGCTTCAAAATAATAGCATTAGACGAGGAAAGTTACCATTCATAGGAACCAATACGCAAACCAACAAATGATACTTTATTACTTCAGTTGAGAAAACAAGCTTTGAATATGGAATGGAAGACACACTCACACAATACTGCTATAAAATAAGAACAATCATGCTTGCGTTATTTGTCCTTTAAATATCACAACCGCTAATTTCTACAGTGTCTAATCGTATGCCTATACGACTTCCATTTTTCTATGACCAGACGTTGCACAAAACTGAAACAGAACAAACAAAGGGCATTGCAAGCTACAACAGTCTAAATCCTCGACAAATTTGCAGTTTTACACAACATTGACTGGCTGGGGAACTGGCTGAGCGACCACATCTCTTTGCGTCTTACACCTGCAAAACAATAGAGAAATTTAGCCgaaatataatgatataaataCTAGGGGGGGGGAACCATTAAGACTGCCAAAGGGGCCTTCGGTGAAAATTTCAAACACTAGTTCTTTCAAAAACAATAGGCAAAATATTGGAAAATGTAATTGACAGTTGTGCCCAATATTTCCCCTTGCACAGGGAGAAAGAATTTCTGGCAAATTGAGTGAATTATTACGGAAGCTGCCACAATCAATGAGTAAACACAAGTTACAATGAAGCCACTGAGCCAATAAGATGGTTTGCATGGAAAGAACGGATGGTCAGTCAATGGAGATGGGGATGAGGGTGGATTAGGATaatgaaaataccaaaattccTGTCTCTCAAAAAGTAGAAAATGCAAAACTGCAATGTAACTTGGAAAAATGAACTAGCATGAGAACATTCAACAGCCCCAGGACCATAACAATACATGTAAACTTGCAAAAATGCAATGAGAAAGCAATTTGACTTGGAAGCAACAACAATACCTTATTTGCCTAAAGAGGCAtgtgaaataaaatcaaagtttgaaaGTTTTGTTCAGAAACAGAATTATTTCACGAAACTATGAAAGAAAATGCTTCACAACTGTTCTTTGGTATCACCAAGAAGAGTTGCCTAGCCTTAAAAACAGtacaaaaccaaaaagaagaaagaagaggacaacaaacatgaaatacaCATAGAACTATGAATTGAGTATGTCTGCCTGATAGGCCACCACAATATGATACATAATAGCCAAAACAATGGGGCCCAAGGTATCATCCCGGGTTCCCGACCAAGCGAGCAACCATGCAATTCATTACAACCACATTTCACTATCATCTTTAACATCAGAAAATGGTTTCACACAAGATTGAATGCGAGTTTTTTAGTAGGTGGTAAAATATGATATCATTACAAAATCAACTAGATAATGTCCATGGGCATCAGTTCAACATAAAGTTTGCTAAGTCGCGTTGTAGAACTACATAATATACTTCCGTTGCTAACCTGTTGCACTGTGCACGAGAAGCATAGTTGTGATTGTTGCAATTTGCACACATCCAATCTCCATTACGCCATTGCTTGGCTCTGCTATGCAAGGAAGGAATGAGTATTAGAACGTTAGTGAGAAAAGCCTTTTTCAATCTCATTGTATAATTCGGTGCATGCTGTATGTGCAAATATAAATACTTGCATTTTATATTTATCCACACTCTATGTTATATTACCCACACTCTACATTAGGCTAAATAGAGTACTAGATTTAGTCTTTATGCTCAACTTCTAATGTTCCAAGTGATTCATCATTCTGTCCACATTTCTTTCAAGTTATTACCTTTATTATCAAATTGACTCAACAAAGTGATAAGCATgattaaattttgttgattagtttattactttttcttttatttacaaaGATCCAGTGTGCACCTTACAGAACCAAGATCGTGGAAGTGATATCTAGATAGGTTCTAAATTCAGTATTTCATGTGAAGTGTAGTCACTCACTCAAGAATGAACTTGAACTTCAGCACTTGGCTTCAAAAGAGTTCTATCATTGCACCAAAGAATGGCCCTTTTCCAGTTTAAATATCATCTCATTATTCTGTGTGGTCAGCTAATTTGATATATAGGTAGGAGCAACTCCATAAACATTTACCCTTTTCCAAGGAGAGCAGGCGTTGTTAATTGAAGTGGAACTTGCACTGGTGCTTGCCAATTTTGAGCTAGTTCTGTACTATAAGTGGGATAGGAAACATAAACTCCTGAACTTTGGTCACCGTTGGTCCCTGCCATTTGATTGAAGCTTGGATATGGTTGTGGTTGTCCATCTGTCTGTGAGGAGCAACAACATAATAACAGAAAGAATAAGGGATTAACTGGTGAAACCATGGTTTGGATAGATAGAATAACAAAAAGAAGTGCACCCAGAAGATAATTCCATACATTTCCAGAATTTAATCTTTTGTTCTCCCAGTCCTGGAAAAATTCCTGAGATGCCAATCGCTTTGTTCCCACTGTGTTGTGTTAGAAAGGAGGAATAAAAAGATAGTATATATAAATCACAACAAAACAATACATTCATCATTTGCTTGCTTTTTCCTTCCAGTCATAATAGATAACAAAACACGCAGCACAGTGTTTCCAGCATAATTGCTAGCTGCtatgcaatgaaaaaaacaattgaagcaTACCTGGTGGCAAAGAAGCATTGCACTTTTTGCACTGCACATTCACCAAAAATTGCATCAGATATAAGATGATATAATCCAAAATGGAAGTGAATATCTGAGAATAATTGGGAACATGATAATACCTGTGCACGTGAAGAGTAATTGTGGAAGCCACAACTGCATAGCCAGTCACCATTTCGCCATCCTTTAGGAATTGGAGGAGGAGGTTGATTTAGAGGGTTTGCGTATGGATGTCCAGACATCTGTTTTCCATTCAAAGGCCAAGTAGAAGTCTGCTGAACTCCATAATTATCAGCCCCTCCTGCAGACCAGCTTGAATTCAAGGGTACTGGTTGCTGGAGAGCACCATTTCCCTCGAATCCAATATTCAACCTTTGGTCTGGTCCTCCAGGGCTCCTAGCAAAATAATGTGAATAAGTTGGGAGAGACACTCCAGGCATTGCAATTGCTGGCATTGCCGCTACCTCCTTTGGTTGCCCACACTTCTTGCACTTTTCTCGTGATGCATAATTGTTGTTAGTGCAACCTATTGATCCATTGCCCAACACACACGCAACCCACATTGCAGCCATGAAGATGGAAATGAAGCCATGTATACGCACACCAACCAGTTCATCCcaatataccaaaaaaaagaaaaacacacacaaaacaaaaaccactcAACCTAATTGATAGCAAATTTTTCATCTCAATCACACAAAACATAACAACCACTTAATCATTACTTTTTATCAACAGTCGCTAGAAAAGGGGGAAGAAAAGACAAAGGTATCACAAAAGAAGATGAGAGAACGAGCAAACAgcatgcaaaaaatatatttaaatcgAGTCCCAAAACTTCAAAAAGCGATTCTAAAATATCAACCCTATATCTTCATCTACAGATTAATCATAAAGACTAATTTAAATTGTCTAGCTACTTACCCCTGATTAAGAAACGCGAGAAAACAATTCAACTACCTAGCAATCCCTTGAAACCTAAACCCCAACACACCAACTCAAGTCCCCAAAACCAAACTATCCACGAAGAAGAAacctcaaaacccaaaaaaatcaataccctTTAACAGAAAAATAAAGCCCCAACTAACACCAATAATCAGATGTTCAAATCTTTAAAACAccatatccataaaaaaaaaaatgcttgataAATATCCCAACACcccataacaagaaaaaatgacaataaaCACCAATTCTAAAAGGTACAGATCTTCAAGACATGTATCCATCATAAAGAAGCTGATGTTTATAAAGCACACGTAGATAAAGGGTAACTAACCAGTGCAGATCCAATCACCAATACGAGGGAGCCATTTAGAGTCAGGAGGGGTTTTGTTATCAACAAGAAGTCGAGGTTGTTTGCATCTATTACAAAAAGATCGAAACGCATAGTTTCTGTTTTGACATCCACTGCACTCCCAATCCCCTTCTCTTCCTTCTCCCATATTCTCTGTCTTGGTGAAgctaaaaggaagaagaacagAAAGGCTTTGATTTTGTAAAGAGGACTTGTTATGTTAGGACATAACCCGGTCCTAGCTTGTTAAGTTGTCGTTACAGAGAAGAGAATTTGTGTTATTGATTCGATGATGTCTTTTGGGGTTTGGCCAGCGAAGAAAGGAAGAAATCGCAGATGTCAAGAAGGCAAAACTTTTGCACGTGTGAATTTGTGTTTTACCTTTGGTGaactattaaattttaaagccaGTGCATTTATCCCATTCTTCTATGCATTCTCTATAATATCCCAGCCAAGAGCTGGAGGGATGAATGGGCTTTAAGGCCTAAAAGGAATAGTGACCGACATGAGAGCTAGGTGttgtggaaaaaatatttttttttattaaaattaattttttaataattttagattatttttatatacggaagttaaaaataaatttaaaaaaaatgttatattaatgtatttttaaataaaaaataataattattattataacataaaacatatatattctaacaacattgtataaaaaattattcatactTTACCTAATCAtgcctaataaaaaataaatgggtgGGTGTGccacagatttttttttttttaatggctggtagaaatgaaattggtaatatataaaattaaagtttatttttaagaaaactaatcATTTCCTAATTGAGTCACTGTCAGTCAAGCTATCCATATTTAAATTTGTGAGTTTACGTTTCTCACAATCTATCCTTGAAAATAACAATacgagaaaaaaacaatcaatgtgATTTTAGATAATCTTTCCACGTAAATGAATAATAACCTCAGTATTCGTGCTTCATCGTagaactaaaatattttaaaaaataaattaatgttcaaatttaaaatagaaaaaaaaatatcataaaaatgatCGGTCATGATAAATTTGTAATTACTGTAATCAAGTTCAAACAAACCTGGGATATTTTATCAAACTTGCGATctagattataaaattaaaataaccgaataaaaaaataaaaagagctataaaggtatttttaaatatatttatattaacttttcaaacctaTAACCTAAATCATTAAACCTGAAACACCCAATATGTACAAACCATGAAGTCTAATTcccaatcaatcaaatattgaaagataaaattggattaaaaaattaattatataaaaatatttaaaaaatagcaattaaaagaatgaggattaaaattaaaatacaaaatgaattttaaatttgattgaagggtgaaattgaaaagaaaaattaatttaaaaagacaaaaaatcaaaataataagggtcaaaattgatatataaaaaaatcaaaataatattttgtttgaatgatagaattgaaaagaataataacttttataaaagagccgatgaaaaaaataagaatcaaaacaatgatgatcaaattaaaaaaaaaacataataccattaattttgaattaaatgatgaaattaaaaacaaataaaagttttaCAAAAGGATCAaggcaaaaaaattataaatccaaagaataaagatcaaattgaaaaaaatataatatttggtaaattgagattgaatgatgaaattaaaaacaagtaaaactTATACAAATAATCaggacaaaaaattaaaaatcaaaagaataagaattgaaGTTGAAACACCAACAACTAAGAAGGTCGACTGTAATTTTCAGgggatgagagagaaaagaaaaggggaaaggTCCACTGGTGATAAATCAAACAACTACTAGAGACACACGCCACACCAACAGGATGAGAACATGGTTGCACTTCTAACAATACAGTGAAATGGCATTTTTGAATACTGGAAAGTGTTGCATGCTTTGCCTCAAGTGTGCCTCCCACACACTTTTAGATACTTCACTCATgcacttcttttttgttttttgtttagggTGTAAACTCTTTTGGGTGTGCCACAAGTAtacatcctttttttatttagttaaatattaaagtgtttttgaacttat is a genomic window of Populus alba chromosome 5, ASM523922v2, whole genome shotgun sequence containing:
- the LOC118029837 gene encoding uncharacterized protein gives rise to the protein METNILPFLPSKSPPLTIPIHSNLSILTPPPATTRIQNQLCFLRRQRSLRLNATNSTSSDETPPAAQPPTITPPDTVEIRFKRGSRRRTRMQKGDGGVGVSQPVQAQASAPKKWEDMSLSEKAIELYVGEKGMLFWLNKFAYASIFIVIGGWILFRFVGPALNLYQLDTAPLSPSSILKGS
- the LOC118029836 gene encoding uncharacterized protein isoform X2, whose translation is MRFDLFVIDANNLDFLLITKPLLTLNGSLVLVIGSALCKKCGQPKEVAAMPAIAMPGVSLPTYSHYFARSPGGPDQRLNIGFEGNGALQQPVPLNSSWSAGGADNYGVQQTSTWPLNGKQMSGHPYANPLNQPPPPIPKGWRNGDWLCSCGFHNYSSRAQCKKCNASLPPVGTKRLASQEFFQDWENKRLNSGNTDGQPQPYPSFNQMAGTNGDQSSGVYVSYPTYSTELAQNWQAPVQVPLQLTTPALLGKGAKQWRNGDWMCANCNNHNYASRAQCNRCKTQRDVVAQPVPQPVNVV
- the LOC118029836 gene encoding uncharacterized protein isoform X1; this translates as MGEGREGDWECSGCQNRNYAFRSFCNRCKQPRLLVDNKTPPDSKWLPRIGDWICTGCTNNNYASREKCKKCGQPKEVAAMPAIAMPGVSLPTYSHYFARSPGGPDQRLNIGFEGNGALQQPVPLNSSWSAGGADNYGVQQTSTWPLNGKQMSGHPYANPLNQPPPPIPKGWRNGDWLCSCGFHNYSSRAQCKKCNASLPPVGTKRLASQEFFQDWENKRLNSGNTDGQPQPYPSFNQMAGTNGDQSSGVYVSYPTYSTELAQNWQAPVQVPLQLTTPALLGKGAKQWRNGDWMCANCNNHNYASRAQCNRCKTQRDVVAQPVPQPVNVV